The Deinococcus sonorensis KR-87 genome includes a window with the following:
- a CDS encoding MarR family winged helix-turn-helix transcriptional regulator: MTTAPHPPTTDSERRRAVLAWARLGRAYQALLLQTEASVRDHGLSGMEFDILAHVAGRPGLTQQDLASRLFVSQGNVTYQVSKLEERGLLERRPAGRSNTLHLTAAGQAIHDRAAPQQGDLHARQFAALSPEEQAQLTALLRRLHPTDSKE, from the coding sequence ATGACCACGGCACCTCACCCTCCCACCACTGATTCCGAGCGTCGCCGCGCCGTGCTGGCCTGGGCACGGCTGGGGCGTGCCTATCAGGCGCTGCTGCTGCAGACCGAGGCCAGCGTGCGGGACCACGGCCTGAGCGGCATGGAGTTCGACATTCTCGCGCACGTCGCCGGTCGGCCCGGCCTGACGCAGCAGGACCTGGCCTCACGGCTGTTCGTGAGCCAGGGCAACGTGACCTATCAGGTCAGCAAGCTGGAGGAGCGCGGCCTGCTGGAGCGGCGGCCCGCCGGACGCTCCAACACCCTGCATCTGACGGCGGCCGGTCAGGCGATCCACGACCGGGCAGCGCCCCAGCAGGGCGACCTGCACGCCCGCCAGTTCGCCGCCCTCAGCCCTGAAGAACAGGCTCAGCTGACCGCCCTGCTGCGCCGCCTGCATCCCACCGATTCAAAGGAGTGA
- a CDS encoding MOSC domain-containing protein — translation MQGTVTAVARSGEHHFSKVPVASVELVAHLGVAQDAHAGVTVQHRSRVAVNPDQPNLRQVHLMHAELFDELDERGFTVRPGDLGENITTRGLDLLALPRGTRLQLGASAVVEVTGLRNPCGQIEAFQPGLLAAVLEQAPDGRWIRKAGIMGVVCAGGTVAPGDAVQVTLPPEPWVPLERV, via the coding sequence ATGCAGGGAACAGTCACGGCGGTGGCCAGAAGCGGGGAGCATCACTTCAGCAAGGTGCCGGTGGCGTCGGTGGAGCTGGTGGCCCACCTGGGTGTGGCCCAGGATGCCCATGCGGGCGTCACGGTGCAGCACCGCTCACGGGTGGCGGTCAATCCGGATCAGCCGAACCTGCGTCAGGTGCACCTGATGCATGCCGAGCTGTTCGATGAGCTGGACGAGCGCGGCTTCACGGTACGGCCCGGCGACCTGGGCGAGAACATCACCACGCGTGGCCTGGACCTGCTGGCCCTGCCGCGCGGCACCCGGCTGCAGCTGGGCGCGTCGGCGGTGGTGGAGGTCACTGGCCTCCGGAATCCCTGCGGGCAGATCGAGGCGTTCCAGCCGGGGTTGCTGGCCGCCGTGCTGGAGCAGGCACCGGACGGCCGCTGGATCCGGAAGGCGGGCATCATGGGCGTGGTCTGCGCCGGCGGAACGGTGGCTCCGGGCGACGCAGTTCAGGTCACGCTGCCGCCCGAGCCGTGGGTCCCGCTGGAACGGGTCTAG
- a CDS encoding ring-cleaving dioxygenase encodes MTTLIPHGLHHVTAVTANAQANLDFYTRVLGLRMVKQTVNQDDVSAYHLFFADGVGSPGSDLTFFEWRLPRQQRGNNEISRTSLRVASQESLEWWAAWLKQHGVQAEPITEILDRPTLRFEDPEGQRLALVVDGGLGDPAHPWDLSPVPAEHQIRGLGPSELTIPSLFPTSQVLSKVYGLTAAGSYPDPESPAHTVHVFQMGEGGAHAELHLRVRPDLKPAQSGAGAVHHLALRVRDEDYRAWHLKLSGLGLRTSGEVDRHWFRSIYFREPQGILIELATDGPGFATDEPLETLGEKVVMAPFLEPHRAQIEAGLTPLKYDPRSLKEQNA; translated from the coding sequence ATGACCACCCTGATCCCCCACGGCCTGCACCATGTCACCGCCGTCACCGCCAATGCCCAGGCCAATCTGGACTTCTACACCCGCGTGCTGGGCCTGCGCATGGTCAAGCAGACGGTCAACCAGGACGATGTGTCGGCCTACCACCTGTTCTTCGCGGACGGGGTGGGCAGCCCCGGCAGTGACCTGACCTTCTTCGAGTGGCGGCTGCCGCGCCAGCAGCGCGGCAACAACGAGATCAGCCGCACCAGCCTGCGGGTGGCCAGCCAGGAAAGCCTGGAGTGGTGGGCGGCCTGGCTGAAGCAGCACGGGGTGCAGGCCGAACCCATTACTGAGATCCTGGACCGTCCCACCCTGCGCTTCGAGGACCCGGAGGGCCAGCGGCTCGCGCTGGTGGTGGACGGGGGCTTGGGTGACCCGGCCCACCCCTGGGACCTGAGCCCGGTGCCGGCCGAGCACCAGATTCGTGGCCTGGGGCCGTCGGAGCTGACCATCCCCAGCCTGTTTCCCACCTCCCAGGTGCTGAGCAAGGTGTATGGCCTGACGGCGGCCGGCAGCTACCCGGACCCGGAGAGCCCTGCGCATACGGTGCACGTGTTCCAGATGGGGGAGGGCGGCGCGCACGCCGAACTGCACCTGCGGGTGCGGCCGGACCTGAAGCCGGCCCAGTCCGGCGCGGGCGCGGTGCATCACCTGGCGCTGCGGGTGCGCGACGAGGACTACCGCGCGTGGCACCTGAAGCTGTCGGGGCTGGGGCTGCGCACCAGCGGCGAGGTGGACCGGCACTGGTTCCGGAGCATCTACTTCCGCGAGCCGCAGGGCATCCTGATCGAGCTGGCCACCGACGGCCCCGGCTTCGCCACCGACGAGCCGCTGGAGACGCTGGGCGAGAAGGTCGTGATGGCCCCCTTCCTGGAGCCGCACCGCGCCCAGATCGAGGCGGGCCTGACCCCGCTGAAGTATGACCCCCGTTCACTGAAGGAGCAGAACGCATGA
- the dinB gene encoding DNA polymerase IV: protein MDVPPRKIIHIDMDAFYASVEMRDDPRLRGRPVAVAWGGERSVVLTASYPARTSGVGSAMPLRRALRLCPGLLVVPPRFEAYQEVSRQLRALWRQHTPLVEPLSLDEAYLDVTPPPGVPFSAGRLAQQIRAEVWDATGLTCTAGVSSNKFLAKLASGLHKPDGLTVIRPEQAPELLARLPVSAFHGIGPVTAARMEEHGIHTGADLRAVPQDTLVGWFGRAGEHFYQIARGQDHRPVEPDRPHKSIGVEETYAQDLRGVQAVRAVLPPLAATLEQRLARAGVAGRVLVLKVKFSDFRLQTRRLTVPQPLRHADELERYGAALVQPELLGGRAVRLVGLTAAGLELPGRVSQPPLFGDAEPAYG from the coding sequence ATGGACGTGCCGCCGCGCAAGATCATCCACATCGACATGGACGCCTTTTACGCCTCGGTCGAGATGCGCGACGACCCCCGCCTGCGCGGGCGCCCGGTGGCGGTGGCCTGGGGTGGCGAGCGCAGCGTGGTGCTGACCGCCAGCTATCCGGCGCGGACCTCCGGGGTGGGCTCGGCCATGCCGCTGCGGCGGGCGCTGCGGCTGTGCCCGGGGCTGCTGGTGGTGCCGCCGCGCTTCGAGGCCTACCAGGAGGTGAGCCGGCAGCTGCGGGCGCTGTGGCGGCAGCACACGCCGCTGGTGGAACCGCTGTCGCTGGACGAGGCGTACCTGGACGTGACGCCGCCGCCGGGCGTGCCGTTCAGCGCGGGCCGGCTGGCCCAGCAGATCCGGGCCGAGGTGTGGGACGCCACCGGGCTCACCTGCACGGCCGGCGTGAGCAGCAACAAGTTCCTGGCCAAGCTGGCGAGCGGGCTGCACAAGCCGGACGGCCTGACAGTGATCCGGCCGGAACAGGCGCCGGAGCTGCTGGCCCGCCTGCCGGTGTCGGCGTTCCACGGCATCGGGCCGGTGACCGCCGCGCGCATGGAGGAGCACGGCATCCACACCGGGGCCGACCTGCGCGCGGTGCCGCAGGACACGCTGGTCGGGTGGTTCGGCCGGGCCGGGGAGCACTTCTACCAGATCGCGCGCGGGCAGGATCACCGGCCGGTGGAGCCGGACCGCCCGCACAAGAGCATCGGGGTGGAGGAGACCTACGCGCAGGACCTGCGGGGGGTCCAGGCGGTGCGGGCGGTGCTGCCGCCGCTGGCCGCCACGCTGGAGCAGCGGCTGGCCCGCGCCGGGGTGGCCGGCCGGGTGCTGGTGCTGAAGGTCAAGTTCAGCGACTTCCGGCTGCAGACGCGCCGCCTGACCGTGCCTCAGCCGCTTCGACATGCGGACGAGCTGGAGCGCTACGGCGCCGCCCTGGTCCAGCCGGAGCTGCTGGGCGGCCGGGCCGTGCGGCTGGTGGGGCTCACGGCCGCCGGGCTGGAGCTGCCGGGCCGGGTGAGTCAGCCGCCGCTGTTCGGGGACGCGGAGCCTGCATACGGTTGA
- a CDS encoding ring-cleaving dioxygenase, with protein sequence MKLTGIHHVSSLTAHIDRNHRFYTGVLGMRLVKKTVNQDSPTMYHLFYADAAGSPGTDLTFFDLPHAARQHRGNNEISRTSLRVASESSLPWWAERLQAAGAAVQPVREEYGRPVLNFEDPEGQRLALVPDGGRGPGEVWAGSPVPAEHQIRGLGPVHLTVPDPAPTRDALIRVLQLQEAGSYPDPDSPEHEVRVFQAGEGGADAELHVHIRPDLPRARQGAGAVHHVALRIPDEAQYHAWTARLDALGLQTSGEVDRHWFRSLYWRGPDGILYELATDGPGFATDEDAAHLGERLVLAPFLEPQRARIEAALTPLEVTT encoded by the coding sequence ATGAAGCTGACCGGGATTCATCACGTGTCGTCGCTGACCGCGCACATCGACCGCAACCACCGCTTCTACACCGGGGTGCTGGGCATGCGGCTGGTCAAGAAGACCGTCAATCAGGACTCGCCCACCATGTACCACCTGTTCTACGCCGACGCGGCGGGCAGCCCCGGCACCGACCTGACCTTCTTCGATCTGCCGCATGCGGCCCGGCAGCACCGAGGCAACAACGAGATCAGCCGCACCAGCCTGCGGGTGGCCAGCGAAAGCAGCCTGCCGTGGTGGGCCGAGCGCCTGCAGGCGGCGGGCGCAGCGGTCCAGCCGGTCCGGGAGGAGTACGGCCGCCCGGTGCTCAACTTCGAGGACCCGGAAGGCCAGCGGCTGGCGCTGGTGCCGGATGGTGGCCGGGGACCCGGCGAGGTGTGGGCTGGGAGCCCGGTGCCGGCGGAGCATCAGATTCGCGGCCTGGGGCCGGTGCACCTGACGGTGCCAGACCCGGCGCCCACCCGGGACGCCCTGATCCGGGTGCTGCAGCTGCAGGAGGCGGGGAGTTACCCGGACCCGGACAGCCCGGAGCACGAGGTGCGGGTGTTCCAGGCCGGCGAGGGCGGCGCGGACGCTGAGCTGCACGTGCACATCCGGCCGGACCTGCCCCGGGCGCGGCAGGGTGCGGGCGCGGTGCACCACGTGGCGCTGCGGATTCCGGACGAGGCCCAGTACCACGCCTGGACCGCCCGGCTGGACGCGCTGGGCCTGCAGACCAGCGGTGAGGTGGACCGCCACTGGTTCCGTAGCCTGTACTGGCGCGGTCCGGACGGCATCCTGTACGAGTTGGCCACCGATGGTCCCGGCTTCGCCACCGACGAGGACGCGGCGCACCTGGGCGAGCGGCTGGTGCTGGCGCCCTTCCTGGAGCCACAGCGAGCCCGCATCGAGGCGGCCCTGACGCCCCTGGAGGTGACGACGTGA
- a CDS encoding alpha/beta hydrolase, whose amino-acid sequence MTAVTPELGWHHIYQAGQPDAPTLFLLHGTGGNEQSLLPLAPQVAPGWNVLSVRGRSLEEGFPRFFRRFDALTYDQDQIRSESAALATFLQDAAAQYGFAAKQVTALGFSNGANIGLALLLLHPDALAGAVLLRPVVPLQPLPAAPLEGKRVLLLDGARDPFRPAGAAIAPHLQGLGAQVTAQTLPAGHDLTQTDLLLTRDWLAGPR is encoded by the coding sequence GTGACGGCCGTCACCCCGGAGCTGGGTTGGCACCACATCTATCAGGCGGGTCAGCCGGACGCCCCCACCCTGTTTCTGCTGCACGGCACCGGTGGCAACGAACAGAGCCTGCTGCCGCTGGCCCCCCAGGTGGCCCCTGGCTGGAACGTGCTGAGCGTGCGGGGCCGCAGCCTGGAGGAGGGGTTTCCCCGCTTCTTCCGGCGGTTCGATGCCCTGACCTACGACCAGGACCAGATCCGCAGCGAGTCGGCCGCGCTGGCCACCTTCCTGCAGGACGCGGCGGCCCAGTACGGCTTCGCGGCGAAGCAGGTCACGGCGCTGGGCTTCTCGAACGGGGCCAACATCGGGCTGGCGCTGCTGCTGCTGCACCCGGACGCGCTGGCTGGAGCGGTGTTGCTGCGTCCGGTGGTGCCGCTCCAGCCGCTGCCGGCTGCGCCGCTGGAGGGCAAGCGGGTGCTGCTGCTGGACGGCGCCCGTGATCCGTTCCGGCCCGCCGGGGCCGCAATCGCGCCGCACCTGCAGGGCCTGGGCGCGCAGGTGACCGCCCAGACGCTGCCCGCCGGCCACGACCTGACCCAGACGGACCTGCTGCTGACCCGCGACTGGCTGGCCGGGCCGCGCTAG